In Amycolatopsis coloradensis, one genomic interval encodes:
- a CDS encoding AzlC family ABC transporter permease, with product MRSIWRTTTRVLGRDLLRDIGLVCLADTIVGISYGAIAVGSGFPIWAPMLLSVLVFAGASQFMFVGIIAAGGSPVAAVAAGLLANARHLPFGFAIGDVLGKRWSSRIVGSHLMIDESVAFALAQRDEERRKAAYWVCGIGLFLCWNLGVLAGAYAGTAISDTDAFGLDAAFPAVLLALVLPSLRDRAARLPVLIGVAVALATTPFLPAGLPVLLALVGVLAGVAAKEPAEREPEGVH from the coding sequence ATGCGTTCGATATGGCGAACAACCACTCGTGTCCTGGGGCGCGATCTTCTCCGTGACATCGGGCTGGTCTGCCTCGCCGACACCATTGTCGGCATCTCCTACGGCGCCATCGCGGTGGGCTCCGGCTTCCCGATCTGGGCACCGATGCTGCTTTCGGTACTGGTCTTCGCGGGTGCCTCGCAGTTCATGTTCGTCGGCATCATCGCCGCCGGCGGCAGCCCGGTCGCGGCCGTCGCGGCGGGACTGCTCGCCAACGCGCGGCATCTCCCCTTCGGCTTCGCGATCGGCGACGTCCTTGGCAAGCGGTGGTCGTCGAGGATCGTCGGCAGCCACCTGATGATCGATGAATCGGTCGCGTTCGCGCTGGCCCAGCGCGACGAGGAGCGGCGCAAGGCGGCGTACTGGGTGTGTGGGATCGGGCTGTTCCTGTGCTGGAACCTCGGCGTCCTGGCCGGGGCCTACGCCGGGACGGCGATCAGTGACACCGACGCGTTCGGGCTCGACGCGGCCTTCCCGGCGGTCCTGCTCGCGCTGGTCCTGCCGTCGCTGCGTGACCGCGCCGCCCGGCTGCCGGTGCTCATCGGCGTCGCCGTCGCGCTGGCCACGACGCCGTTCCTGCCCGCCGGGCTGCCGGTGCTGCTCGCGCTGGTCGGCGTACTGGCCGGGGTGGCGGCCAAGGAACCCGCCGAACGCGAACCCGAGGGAGTGCACTGA
- a CDS encoding helix-turn-helix domain-containing protein, which translates to MSPTASDGAPLDVIAMSLRRERARTGLSLTEVAKRAGIAKSTLSQLESGTGNPSVETIWALCVALDVPFSRVVEPERPRVQVIRSGSGPTVFAEHADYACTLLSSCPPGARRDVYLIRAEPGKPRLSDPHMSGIVEHIVLSAGRAKVGPLDEPVELLPGDYICYPGDVPHIFEALEPGTYGVEIAEYT; encoded by the coding sequence ATGTCCCCGACCGCGTCCGACGGCGCACCACTGGACGTCATCGCCATGTCCCTGCGCCGGGAACGCGCCCGCACCGGGCTGTCCCTCACCGAGGTCGCCAAACGCGCCGGCATCGCGAAATCCACACTCTCGCAGCTGGAGTCCGGGACCGGGAACCCGAGCGTCGAGACGATCTGGGCGCTGTGCGTCGCGCTCGACGTCCCGTTCTCCCGTGTGGTCGAACCCGAACGCCCCCGCGTGCAGGTCATCCGCTCGGGCAGCGGGCCGACGGTGTTCGCCGAACACGCCGACTACGCCTGCACGCTGCTCAGTTCGTGCCCGCCCGGCGCCCGGCGCGACGTGTACCTGATCCGCGCCGAGCCCGGGAAACCGCGACTCTCGGATCCGCATATGAGCGGCATCGTCGAGCACATCGTCCTCAGCGCGGGCCGCGCCAAGGTCGGGCCGCTGGACGAGCCGGTCGAACTGCTGCCCGGCGACTACATCTGCTACCCCGGCGACGTCCCGCACATCTTCGAGGCGCTCGAACCGGGCACGTACGGCGTCGAGATCGCCGAGTACACCTGA
- a CDS encoding APC family permease, whose amino-acid sequence MSTPALRRGLRTLGTLLITLSAISPASSVFIIAPGVISGAGTGAFYSFVAAAVVGVFMAFVYAELASAFPLAGGEYAIVTRTLGRLPGFAVLGLMIITQVLIVAVIALGVGTYLGVLLPGVPGSVIAAVTCVVAAVVGVFDIKLNAWVTGIFLAIEILALIVVSALGLLNPARSFADLLAHPVASDGGPATVGAIAIATSVAIFAYNGYGSAVYFGEETQDASRGIARAILLALGITVLAELVPVTAVLLGAPDLNALFASGNMLSYFIDSSGGGTLDTVIGLAVALAIINAVLAIVLISSRMLFSSGRDRAWPRPVNRALAAVHPRFGTPWVATVGTGLVAALLCFVDPKLLLVVTSTSIVAVYAALCLGAIVGRRTGATAHAEYRMPWFPVAPVLALAVLVFVVYQNLLDPAVGRPSLIVTACVALLSIAYYVLVLRRKGGWKLADVTEEKAEEPA is encoded by the coding sequence GTGTCCACTCCCGCCCTGCGCCGCGGTCTGCGCACCCTCGGCACGCTGCTCATCACGCTCTCCGCGATCAGTCCCGCTTCGTCGGTCTTCATCATCGCGCCGGGGGTGATCTCCGGCGCCGGGACGGGCGCCTTCTACAGCTTCGTGGCGGCCGCGGTGGTCGGAGTCTTCATGGCCTTCGTCTACGCCGAACTCGCGTCGGCGTTCCCGCTGGCGGGCGGCGAGTACGCGATCGTCACCCGCACTCTCGGCCGCTTGCCAGGGTTCGCCGTACTGGGTCTCATGATCATCACGCAGGTGCTCATCGTCGCGGTGATCGCGCTCGGCGTCGGCACCTACCTCGGCGTGCTCCTGCCCGGCGTGCCCGGTTCGGTCATCGCCGCCGTGACCTGCGTGGTCGCTGCCGTCGTCGGCGTGTTCGACATCAAGCTCAACGCCTGGGTCACCGGGATCTTCCTGGCGATCGAAATCCTCGCGCTGATCGTGGTCAGCGCGCTCGGACTGCTGAACCCGGCGCGGTCGTTCGCCGATCTGCTGGCGCATCCGGTCGCCTCGGACGGTGGTCCGGCCACCGTCGGTGCCATCGCGATCGCCACGTCGGTCGCGATCTTCGCCTACAACGGCTACGGCTCGGCCGTGTACTTCGGCGAGGAGACGCAGGACGCCTCGCGGGGGATCGCCCGGGCGATCCTGCTCGCGCTGGGCATCACCGTGCTCGCCGAGCTGGTCCCGGTGACCGCGGTCCTGCTCGGCGCGCCCGACCTGAACGCGCTGTTCGCCTCGGGGAACATGCTGTCCTACTTCATCGATTCGAGTGGCGGCGGAACCCTCGACACGGTGATCGGGCTGGCCGTCGCGCTCGCGATCATCAACGCGGTGCTGGCGATCGTGCTGATCAGCTCGCGGATGCTGTTCAGCAGCGGCCGCGACCGCGCGTGGCCCCGGCCGGTCAACCGGGCGCTGGCCGCGGTGCACCCGAGGTTCGGGACGCCGTGGGTTGCCACCGTCGGCACCGGACTGGTCGCCGCGCTGCTCTGCTTCGTCGACCCGAAACTGCTGCTGGTGGTGACGAGCACGTCGATCGTGGCGGTCTACGCGGCGCTCTGTCTCGGCGCGATCGTCGGAAGGCGCACCGGCGCCACCGCGCACGCCGAGTACCGGATGCCGTGGTTCCCGGTCGCGCCGGTGCTGGCACTGGCCGTGCTGGTGTTCGTGGTCTACCAGAACCTGCTCGACCCGGCGGTGGGACGGCCGAGCCTGATCGTCACGGCCTGCGTCGCCCTGCTGTCGATCGCGTACTACGTCCTGGTGCTGCGGCGAAAGGGCGGCTGGAAGCTCGCCGATGTCACCGAGGAGAAGGCCGAGGAGCCCGCCTGA